Within Pseudomonas brassicacearum, the genomic segment CAGGATCGCCAACCCGCTGTTGCCCTGGCGAATGACCATCTGGGTGCGATCCACTTGGGGTGGGACGCTGACCAGTTCAATCTGGATGTCCACGTTGGACCGCGATTGGCCTGCAGGTTGAGCCGGGCTCAGGGTGTGGTAGTGGATCGGATCGCTGCGGCAGGCGCCGAGCAGCAACGCCACGACAACCAGGGTAAGTTTCAACGTCAGTGGCATGGGGCGTGCTCCTGTGATCATTCTTTCACCGGCAATGTGAGGTTGTGCGCCGGTGCGTCCTTGGGACGGCCGCGAAGCAGCGATTCGGGATGGCGGCTCAGGTAGTCCGACAGCTCGCGCAGCGAGCGCGACATGCGCCCCAGGTCGTCCAGGGTCTGGGTCAGTTGTTCGCGCTGCGGTGAATCTTCGGCCAGGGTCGAGTTGGCCGATTGCAGGGTCTTGCTGACGTCTTGCAAGGTGCTTTGCACACCCGGCAGGGTCTTGCTGTTGAACAGGGCCAGGCCTTTGCGCAGCTCCACCAGGTTGCCATTCAGGTTGCCGGCAATATTCTCCAGTGGCAGTTTATTGATTCGCTCGACCATTGCCTGCAATTGTTCCTGCAGCTGTTGGAGGCTGCCCGGAATGGTCGGGATACGCACGGGGCGGTCGCTTGGGTCGAAGGCGACTTTTTCCGCCTTGGGGTAGAAGTCCAGCGAGATGTACAACTGTCCGGTCAGCAGATTGCCGCTGCGGGCCTGGGCGCGCAGGCCGCGTTCGACGAAGCTGCCGATCAGGCGGGCGCCAGCGGCTTCGTCCTCTGGGTTGTGATTGAGCGACTTGAGCATTTTTTCATGGGCCTTGCCCAGGCGCTGCGGGTACATCACTATGCCGACGTCGACCGGGAAGCTGCGCTGTTTCTCATCGAAATCCAGATTGATGGCCACCACCCGGCCGATTTCCACTCCGAGGAACTCTACCGGCGCGCCGACTCGCAACCCGCGCAGTGCCTGATCGAACCGCAGGGCCAGGTATTGCGCCTTGCCGTCGGGAGGGGCGAGGGCGCTCTGCTGGTCGGCAAACAGTTCGAAGGTCTTGTCTTCGCTGGCCGTGGTGTCGTCTGGACTGTATTCCGGCGCCTGGAACGCGATGCCGCCCAGCAGCAAGGCCGAGAGCGACTCGGTCTTGACCGCGAAACCATTGGCACCGACGTTCACGTCCACACCGCTGACGTTCCAGAACCGGGTGTTTTCGGTGACGTACGCATCATTGGGTGCGTTGACGAACACATCGATGTTCACGCCTTTGCCCTCGGCGTCCAAGGCGTAGGACACGACCTGGCCCACCGGGATCTTGCGTAGGTACACCGGAGAGCCGATGTCCAGCGAGCCAAGGTCCCGGGAATGCAGGGTGAAGCGCTTGCCTGGTTCGCCGTAAGTAATCGGCGGCGGGTTCTCCAGACCCGTGAAGGACTTGACACGCGCTTTCGACTGACCGGCGTCGGCCCCGATGAAGTCTCCGGAAAACAAGGTGTCGATCCCCGAGATCCCGCCGGCCCCGATGCGCGGCCTTACCACCCAGTACACCGAGTCTTCGTGAGTAAAATTTTCGGCTGTCTTGGCGAGCTTGACCGTGGCGGTGACGTGCTTCTGGTTTTCGCTCAGTTGCACGTCGGTGACCTGACCGATGACCACGTTGCGATATTTCACCTGGGTCTTGTTGGCGGTCAGGCCCTGGCCGGTCTTGAAGGTAATGGTGATGGTCGGGCCTTCCTGCAGCCAGTTGTGG encodes:
- a CDS encoding intermembrane transport protein PqiB — its product is MKSQATDVQQPAPGRAHVTTRRWTVSLVWIVPIIAVLVGISLVVHNWLQEGPTITITFKTGQGLTANKTQVKYRNVVIGQVTDVQLSENQKHVTATVKLAKTAENFTHEDSVYWVVRPRIGAGGISGIDTLFSGDFIGADAGQSKARVKSFTGLENPPPITYGEPGKRFTLHSRDLGSLDIGSPVYLRKIPVGQVVSYALDAEGKGVNIDVFVNAPNDAYVTENTRFWNVSGVDVNVGANGFAVKTESLSALLLGGIAFQAPEYSPDDTTASEDKTFELFADQQSALAPPDGKAQYLALRFDQALRGLRVGAPVEFLGVEIGRVVAINLDFDEKQRSFPVDVGIVMYPQRLGKAHEKMLKSLNHNPEDEAAGARLIGSFVERGLRAQARSGNLLTGQLYISLDFYPKAEKVAFDPSDRPVRIPTIPGSLQQLQEQLQAMVERINKLPLENIAGNLNGNLVELRKGLALFNSKTLPGVQSTLQDVSKTLQSANSTLAEDSPQREQLTQTLDDLGRMSRSLRELSDYLSRHPESLLRGRPKDAPAHNLTLPVKE